TCTGTCTTTGCCAATTGCCATCCCCATCATGAGTTCCCCTTTTCATCATGGCTACAAATTCCTCGTAGTTGATCCTCCCATCCTATCCAACAAATCATGTCAAGCATAAAAACCAACAAATTGTTTGAAGTAAAAGAAGCAAACGAAAAACCTTATCAGTATCAACATCCTCAATGACTTCATCGATTGTAGCCTCATCTCCCATTCCGTACTGCGTCATAGCTTGTCTTAGTTCATCTCTTGTAATAAACCTGAATGAAAAGAAGAATAATAGGCAAAGTCAATCAATCAAGTAATATAATGTTCAAAACTGAAAAAAGCAATAGTTCAATATACTAACCCACTGTTATCCTTGTCAAAGAACTGAAAAGCCTTGACTATATTTTCTTCCCTCTCAAGCCTATGTCGATGCATTGTAGCAGTTATGAATTCAATGTAATCAATGGTTCCACTATTGTCAACATCAGCCTGACAGAATGAGGTTTAGGCATTCAGAAGTTGCAGCTTGTTTCATTATTATGGAAATGAttactattatatataaataacagaATTTGGATGGTGGAAGGAAGGGATTATATAATTGGATAAAATCTTACAGCATCCATAAGCTGCTTTATTTCAGTTTCAGTTAACTTAGATCCCAAGCGAGCTAATCCATCCCTGAGTTCTCCTAGTGTTATTGTACCACTTCCGTCAGTGTCGATGTTTTTGAACATCTGTTGCAAGCCCTTGATCTCTTCTTCCGTTGATAGGCTTTCTGCTATCACCTTCCACAAACCATATTCAAAGACATAAATATCAGCTTGTGGGAACataaaacagagaaaaagaaatttgtgCTTTTATGGTCGAGTAAATTTATCATAGAATGATATCACAAACGCAACGAATATGGTATTGTGCAAGTTTCACAAGATTGAAAAACTAGAGGTGTAGGCCATACCTTCAACGCTAGTTTTTTGAGCTTGTTCATTACTCTGAACTGCTTCAACCTGCTAAGGACAGCACTATCAATAGGTTTGTCAGAAGCATCACCACCCTCCTTCAGCCATGGATGTTCTGGTTCATTTTCACAAAATGTAAACATTAGTGGCGCATATCTAACAATTGTGTTCTTCAGTAAGATGAACCAATCTTCAATGCTGTCAATCCAACTCTTCCCTTTTTTCATTATCTTGAAGGGCTTTGCCTACAGAAGCTTAATGTTTTTACCTAGAGCTTGAGCAGCAGTGATCCGTTTCTTAGGATCCTTTGCTAGCATCTTTCTGATGAGGTCCTTTGCACCTTCAGATATAGATGGCCATGGCAAGCTTTTCAAGTCAAGATTACCTTCTAAAACCGCTTTAAAGATTTCTTTCTCAGTCTCTGCAACAAAATTATTCACCAACAGTTGAAGAGGTATCACAACCAAAAGAACGtatacgaaaaataaaataagtttccACGTACATACCACCCCAAAATGGAGGCACTCCACTAAGAAGAATGTATAAAATGACACCAGCACTCCACACATCTATCTCCTTGCCATATTTCCGGTTTAACACCTCTGGTGCAACATAGTATGCACTTCCAACAAGGTCCTTATACGTTCTGCCTGAAATGTTACATTAACTTCAAGTGCTCAGTTGAGATTCATGATTACTTGCGAAAGAAATGCATCAATAGATTTGGAATTGAATGATCAAAGAGGTAATATTATGATGCATATAATAGGATTAGCCATGAACCTACCACGTGATCCTTACATATTAGCTTTTTCTTTTATGGTTCCGTCGTTTTTCTTACACTTGCTACTTACAAAAAGTATCAATGACTTGGTTGACCGGTCGCTTTCTTCGTTTACTTGTTTTATTGACCAATGATTACATCTAGCAAGAATAACGTGCAGAGTCCGCTTCCAGTCTAATTCATGGTATTATTTATTGCTTTTAAGTTCTTATACTGAATAACACttcagtcaaatttatccatcTCCCTAGAGTATAAtcgaaatggaaaaaaaaaactcacaatATAATTTGGGGTTATTGATCAAGGTATGATCATGTCTAACAACACCAAGTTTAATGACAGAAGCAAGCCTGATTGAGGGAGTGAAGCAAAAGCATATATGGTAATATCAAAGGGAAGCAACGGAAATAGAGCTAATTACCTTCCTCAATGAAGACAGAGAGTCCAAAATCTGTGGCTTTTATTGGAGAAATCTCATCCTTGCTAACCAGCAAGAAGTTTTCAGGTTTCAAGTCCCTATGCATAACCCCCATAAAATGACAGGCATTCACCACATTCACAACCTGTCGACAAATAGAAGCCGCTTGACGTTCTGAATAACTCCCTTTAGCTATTATCCGATCAAAAAGCTCGCCACCTGAACACAGTTCCATCACCAAATGCACATTCTGCCTATCTTCATAAGCACCTTTGAATTCCACAATATTTTGTTGCCCTGTTAGGTGCTGCATTATCGAAATCTCTCGTCTAACATCCTCTATGTCCCTGTCAGTGCTTAGTTTACGCCTTGAAATAGATTTGCAGGCATATTTTCGTCCTGTTGCCTTTTCGGTGCAAAGATAAGTGATGCCAAACTGACCTCTGCCCAACTCTTTGTCAAGATCATAAATGGTGGTGACATCAACATATGGTTTGAGCAAAATGGTTCCAATACCGGATGATGAAGTAGCTTTAGAAGAAGAAGGGCTAAAGTGTTGCGGGGTGGTTTTGGGGAATGGATGAGATGGACGAGGAGAAGACTCAGATGAGGAAGAGATTGGGATTTCATGAGAGTGAGATCTTCTCAAGCAGAATCCCAGAGATTGGCAGAGTCCCATAGATGGCTGTTGTGCTGTTTTCAAGTTTAGGCCTGTGGACAAGTTCGGTTTT
This genomic stretch from Gossypium raimondii isolate GPD5lz chromosome 6, ASM2569854v1, whole genome shotgun sequence harbors:
- the LOC105773132 gene encoding calcium-dependent protein kinase 29 encodes the protein MGLCQSLGFCLRRSHSHEIPISSSSESSPRPSHPFPKTTPQHFSPSSSKATSSSGIGTILLKPYVDVTTIYDLDKELGRGQFGITYLCTEKATGRKYACKSISRRKLSTDRDIEDVRREISIMQHLTGQQNIVEFKGAYEDRQNVHLVMELCSGGELFDRIIAKGSYSERQAASICRQVVNVVNACHFMGVMHRDLKPENFLLVSKDEISPIKATDFGLSVFIEEGRTYKDLVGSAYYVAPEVLNRKYGKEIDVWSAGVILYILLSGVPPFWGETEKEIFKAVLEGNLDLKSLPWPSISEGAKDLIRKMLAKDPKKRITAAQALEHPWLKEGGDASDKPIDSAVLSRLKQFRVMNKLKKLALKVIAESLSTEEEIKGLQQMFKNIDTDGSGTITLGELRDGLARLGSKLTETEIKQLMDAADVDNSGTIDYIEFITATMHRHRLEREENIVKAFQFFDKDNSGFITRDELRQAMTQYGMGDEATIDEVIEDVDTDKDGRINYEEFVAMMKRGTHDGDGNWQRQMNS